One Paraburkholderia caffeinilytica DNA segment encodes these proteins:
- a CDS encoding sigma-54-dependent transcriptional regulator, whose amino-acid sequence MNTTCTPVDAERTVLYVSNSPDQDLARFLAASGWQAVHAKSTAIAERMIERDNIKVGLVELPGDCTSQHLSALASCMRRVETNWVAQIAPGQAENDLVSRFILDYCFDFVTRPWLNERLVFALGHAHGLSSLRHGPVAPEPSLGRHGMVGQCEAMQQLYRRIDKCGVTEAPVFVAGESGTGKELTARAIHERSPRAGRAFVAINCAAIPPSLLQAELFGHERGAFTGALQRKIGRIESANEGTLFLDEIGDMPHECQAVLLRFLQEGTIERLGGNGPITVDVRVISATHVDLDKAVEDGRFRSDLYHRLCVLRLVEPPLRERGGDIKLLANYALSMYRQDGARKLRGLSSDAIVAMSNYPWPGNVRELINCVRRAVVMSEGRFITASDLGLPETDNGPAVTLAEIRSKAEKDAIEHALQRHGYKLSEAAAELGISRATLYRLMHASRLHQEPAAGRASNADGGADADDEAERAGTFAGLTSQTA is encoded by the coding sequence ATGAATACGACTTGCACGCCTGTCGACGCTGAACGCACCGTTCTGTACGTGTCGAACTCGCCCGATCAGGATCTCGCCCGCTTCCTGGCCGCATCCGGCTGGCAAGCGGTGCACGCCAAAAGCACGGCGATCGCCGAACGCATGATCGAACGCGACAATATCAAGGTCGGCCTTGTCGAATTGCCCGGTGACTGCACGTCCCAACATCTGTCCGCGCTGGCCTCCTGCATGCGGCGCGTCGAGACCAACTGGGTCGCGCAAATCGCGCCGGGCCAGGCGGAAAACGACCTGGTCAGCCGCTTCATCCTCGATTATTGCTTCGATTTCGTGACCCGGCCGTGGCTGAACGAACGGCTCGTGTTCGCGCTCGGCCATGCGCACGGACTCTCGAGCCTGCGGCACGGCCCGGTCGCGCCGGAACCCTCGCTGGGCCGGCACGGCATGGTTGGGCAATGCGAGGCGATGCAGCAGTTGTACCGCCGCATCGACAAGTGCGGCGTGACTGAGGCGCCTGTGTTCGTCGCCGGCGAATCGGGCACCGGCAAGGAACTGACCGCCCGTGCGATTCACGAGCGTTCGCCGCGCGCCGGCCGGGCGTTCGTCGCGATCAATTGCGCGGCCATTCCGCCGAGCCTGCTGCAGGCCGAATTGTTCGGCCACGAGCGCGGCGCCTTTACCGGCGCGCTGCAGCGCAAGATCGGCCGGATCGAAAGCGCCAACGAAGGCACCCTGTTTCTGGACGAAATCGGCGACATGCCGCACGAGTGCCAGGCGGTGCTGCTGCGCTTCCTGCAGGAAGGCACCATCGAACGGCTGGGTGGCAACGGGCCCATCACGGTCGACGTACGGGTGATTTCGGCGACCCACGTCGATCTGGACAAAGCCGTCGAAGACGGCCGCTTCCGCTCCGACCTGTATCACCGCCTGTGCGTGCTGCGGCTCGTCGAGCCGCCATTGCGCGAGCGCGGCGGCGACATCAAGCTGCTCGCCAACTATGCGCTCAGCATGTACCGGCAGGATGGCGCGCGTAAATTGCGCGGGCTGTCGAGCGACGCGATCGTCGCCATGTCGAACTATCCGTGGCCAGGCAATGTGCGCGAGCTGATCAACTGCGTGCGCCGGGCCGTGGTGATGAGCGAGGGCCGCTTTATCACGGCAAGCGACCTCGGCCTGCCGGAAACCGACAACGGCCCGGCCGTGACGCTGGCGGAAATCCGCAGCAAGGCCGAAAAGGACGCCATCGAGCACGCGCTGCAGCGGCATGGCTACAAATTGTCCGAGGCCGCAGCCGAGCTGGGCATTTCGCGCGCCACGCTGTATCGCCTGATGCATGCGAGCCGGCTGCATCAGGAGCCGGCGGCCGGACGCGCGTCGAACGCCGACGGCGGCGCGGATGCCGACGACGAGGCGGAGCGGGCAGGCACATTCGCTGGTTTGACCTCCCAGACTGCCTG